The bacterium genome has a window encoding:
- a CDS encoding site-specific DNA-methyltransferase: MSQINLLGYETRVSEEHSVAVEVQQIADLDRQLLDRFRNRLSIEGDLTRQIVSFQANKERPRYRWFKYKEAFSVSLVDYLLRRFSIKNGVVLDPFAGMGTTLFAVGNHGIECHGIELLPIGQEIIESRLLLEKGLSSEELDLIDKWSRTKPWRHSKARATLSELRITKGAYPPETIAAIERVLAAAQSQGQRLQRVLRFALLCVLENVSYTRKDGQYLRWDYRSGRRQGNKPFDKGVVAGFDEAYSRKLVEIMDDIAYRGGCRELFESKMTEPHVRLMHGSCLEIMPTLGSGTYSAVITSPPYCNRYDYTRTYALELALLGIGEQELMALRQQMLTCTVENRAKDLMTNSAWQMAIRATDEQPLLQAILAYLDAQRIQGRLNNSGIPRMVRGYFYEMACVIAECARLLADSGSVIMVNDNVRYAGVPISVDLILSEIARACGLDTDAILVLPNGKGNSSQQMGEHGREPLRKCVYVWRKSHAH, translated from the coding sequence ATGTCGCAAATCAACCTGCTAGGATATGAAACTCGCGTCAGCGAGGAACATTCGGTGGCAGTGGAGGTACAGCAGATAGCCGACCTCGACAGGCAGCTACTCGACCGTTTTCGTAACCGGTTAAGTATAGAGGGTGACCTAACACGGCAAATCGTGAGTTTCCAAGCGAACAAGGAGCGCCCACGATATAGATGGTTCAAATATAAAGAGGCGTTTTCGGTTTCGCTGGTTGACTATCTGTTGCGGCGCTTCTCCATCAAGAATGGAGTGGTGTTGGATCCTTTTGCCGGAATGGGTACCACTCTTTTTGCAGTTGGTAACCACGGCATTGAATGTCATGGAATTGAACTGCTCCCAATCGGACAAGAGATCATCGAGAGCAGGCTTCTCTTGGAAAAGGGGCTGTCATCGGAAGAACTTGATTTGATTGATAAGTGGAGCCGCACCAAACCATGGAGACACTCGAAGGCGCGGGCCACCCTTTCAGAACTACGCATTACAAAGGGAGCTTATCCTCCCGAGACTATTGCAGCCATTGAGCGAGTACTAGCCGCCGCCCAATCACAAGGTCAGCGGTTACAACGCGTTCTCAGATTTGCCTTGCTGTGCGTACTGGAGAATGTCAGCTACACACGCAAGGATGGACAGTATTTACGCTGGGATTATCGATCAGGTCGTCGCCAAGGGAACAAGCCCTTTGACAAGGGTGTCGTGGCAGGTTTTGATGAGGCGTATAGCCGCAAGCTGGTCGAGATCATGGATGACATCGCATACAGAGGCGGTTGCCGAGAGCTTTTTGAGTCGAAGATGACTGAGCCGCATGTGCGGCTCATGCACGGCTCATGTCTTGAGATCATGCCTACACTCGGCTCCGGAACATATTCTGCCGTTATAACTTCCCCGCCATATTGCAATCGTTATGATTACACTCGAACCTATGCCCTAGAATTGGCACTGCTCGGTATCGGCGAGCAGGAGTTGATGGCTCTCCGCCAGCAAATGCTAACCTGTACTGTAGAAAACAGAGCCAAGGACCTGATGACTAACTCTGCGTGGCAGATGGCGATTCGGGCGACAGATGAACAGCCCCTGCTACAGGCCATACTCGCCTATCTCGATGCTCAGCGCATACAAGGACGTCTTAATAACAGTGGCATTCCCCGCATGGTGAGGGGATACTTTTATGAGATGGCATGTGTAATCGCCGAGTGCGCACGACTCTTGGCCGACAGCGGATCAGTGATTATGGTAAACGACAATGTGCGATACGCTGGAGTACCGATTTCCGTTGATCTGATCTTGTCGGAAATTGCGCGGGCGTGTGGCCTGGATACAGATGCTATACTCGTCCTCCCCAACGGCAAGGGGAATAGCAGCCAACAAATGGGCGAACATGGCCGAGAGCCATTACGGAAGTGCGTATACGTTTGGAGGAAGAGCCATGCCCACTAG
- a CDS encoding type II restriction endonuclease: MPTRRPAFANHLKTSRDLITSYEEVRAGFVALALERNRRATPYVEEARALKTAAETANGPGDLLKMKAIRAALVTAAGVSDKAANHLTDKDKTDAIKELIVNFLEPAGAKFVEELVFRFLLTRGDTLGGSMRNIGGALAQRRLTRAVIAALSIGGIAYSWLDTRTDKWIKASEDDSDIEMYLRAPHWKRSDGESRIIQYNLTVPIVGNNVDLCLLKGTTQDLKKAVSDPQAYVAFGELKGGIDPAGADEHWKTARSALNRIREAFDKLKLYPMTFFVGAAIEKRMAEEIWIDLKKGKLSNAANLTGSKQLSSLCNWLISL; the protein is encoded by the coding sequence ATGCCCACTAGGCGACCAGCATTCGCGAATCATCTGAAGACCAGCAGAGATTTGATCACATCTTACGAAGAGGTCCGCGCAGGGTTTGTGGCCTTGGCCTTGGAACGAAATCGGCGAGCGACTCCATACGTCGAAGAAGCCCGCGCACTCAAGACAGCTGCTGAGACAGCTAATGGTCCTGGAGATCTGCTGAAAATGAAAGCCATCAGGGCGGCCTTGGTCACTGCCGCTGGTGTATCCGACAAGGCAGCAAACCATCTGACGGATAAAGATAAGACGGACGCAATAAAGGAGCTGATTGTTAACTTTCTTGAACCGGCTGGCGCCAAGTTTGTTGAGGAACTTGTGTTCAGGTTTCTCCTCACGCGAGGTGACACTTTGGGCGGCTCAATGCGAAACATCGGCGGGGCGTTGGCACAGCGGAGGCTAACTCGTGCCGTCATTGCCGCGCTCTCTATTGGTGGGATAGCCTATTCGTGGCTGGATACCAGAACCGACAAGTGGATTAAGGCATCGGAGGACGATTCCGACATCGAAATGTATCTCCGCGCGCCTCATTGGAAGCGTTCGGACGGTGAATCGAGAATCATACAGTATAATTTGACTGTGCCCATTGTTGGCAACAACGTTGATCTTTGTCTCCTGAAGGGAACCACACAGGATCTGAAGAAAGCTGTATCTGACCCTCAGGCGTATGTCGCCTTTGGGGAGCTTAAGGGAGGAATTGATCCTGCAGGAGCTGACGAGCACTGGAAAACAGCTCGCTCGGCACTGAACCGAATCAGAGAAGCCTTCGATAAGCTCAAACTGTACCCGATGACCTTTTTCGTCGGTGCGGCAATCGAGAAGCGTATGGCTGAAGAGATATGGATCGATCTGAAGAAAGGTAAACTTAGCAATGCTGCAAATCTGACAGGGTCAAAACAGCTATCATCTCTGTGTAATTGGCTCATTAGCCTTTGA
- the rfbB gene encoding dTDP-glucose 4,6-dehydratase, whose translation MNRLLITGGAGFIGSNFVHYMLRRYPQLEIVNLDALTYAGNLANLADIEKDPRYTFVKGNICNLDDVRKAMAGCDAVVNFAAETHVDRSIHEGGVFVETDVRGVFVLCEEARRQKVKRFLHISTDEVYGSRLTGFFRETARLNPSSPYSSAKAGGELLARSYYVTYKLPVLVTRSSNNYGPFQYPEKLIPLFITNLIENKPVPVYGDGKQVRDWLYVEDQCDALDLVLQKGRVGHVYNVGSHQEKFNIDVTRALLKLLDKSEDLISYVTDRPGHDRRYAVDTAKIERLGWRPRHDFETGLKKTVSWYVQNEDWWRAIKQKQTDYQAWIEKHYGK comes from the coding sequence ATGAACCGTCTTCTCATCACCGGCGGGGCCGGGTTTATCGGCTCCAACTTCGTTCACTATATGCTGCGCAGATACCCGCAGCTCGAGATCGTCAATCTCGATGCGCTCACCTACGCAGGCAATCTCGCCAATCTCGCGGATATCGAGAAAGATCCCCGCTACACGTTTGTCAAGGGCAACATCTGCAACCTGGATGACGTGCGGAAGGCGATGGCGGGCTGCGATGCGGTGGTGAACTTCGCCGCCGAAACCCACGTGGATCGCTCGATTCACGAGGGCGGAGTGTTCGTCGAGACCGACGTGCGCGGCGTGTTCGTGCTCTGCGAAGAAGCGCGACGGCAAAAAGTCAAACGCTTCCTGCACATCTCCACCGACGAAGTGTACGGCTCACGGCTGACCGGTTTCTTCAGGGAAACCGCCCGCCTGAATCCGTCCTCGCCGTATTCCTCCGCCAAGGCCGGAGGCGAGCTGCTGGCGCGTTCGTACTACGTCACCTACAAGCTGCCGGTTCTGGTGACGCGCTCCTCCAACAACTACGGCCCGTTTCAGTATCCCGAAAAACTCATCCCGCTCTTCATCACCAATCTGATCGAGAACAAACCGGTTCCCGTGTACGGCGACGGCAAGCAGGTGCGCGACTGGCTGTACGTCGAGGATCAGTGCGACGCGCTCGATCTGGTGCTGCAAAAAGGCCGCGTGGGACACGTTTATAACGTCGGCTCGCATCAGGAGAAGTTCAATATTGACGTAACGCGCGCGCTTCTCAAGTTGCTCGATAAGAGCGAGGATCTCATCAGCTACGTCACCGATCGTCCCGGCCACGACCGCCGCTACGCGGTGGATACGGCCAAAATCGAGCGGCTTGGCTGGCGACCCCGTCACGATTTCGAGACGGGATTGAAGAAGACCGTAAGTTGGTACGTGCAGAACGAAGATTGGTGGCGGGCCATCAAGCAGAAGCAAACCGACTACCAGGCGTGGATCGAGAAGCATTATGGAAAGTAA
- a CDS encoding penicillin acylase family protein, whose product MRLRLSLWIVMLFFACVVRAQDVTLPAPDGTTVTIHRDSYGVPHVTGTTEAGVFFGQGFACAEDRLFQMETYRRAAEGKLCEWYGSAYLILDQEIRRLFYTPAERESLFTALPAEIQAMFNAYAAGVNAYLDSMAADPARYRPYEFQEYSMETPWTSLKSVAVSQFIIGAFGQFGGYELTRLRELQQNGQAWFDQYRPINDPSAPVTLHDGPPAPAREWRYSGMRVRPEVSRELETRQAEVERLFHEIGIPTSLGSFATLIAESKSATGNVLALGCPQMGAPQLGQANTVHEVELQCPMFHVGGMTLAGTPGVIIGRNEHLTWTLTSGISDNTDLYIDSTESAAYSRYWHSGTWHDFEVITDTIYVRNSSPNIFTHYRTIHGPVSGDDLTNHQTFSLKWTFRGRELDMARAALAMSRAQTLAEFETAIALNPMSFNVFCATDEGELGFWHIGKYQDREDGVDPRLPHRGDGSEEWHGFIPFENLPHGTHLDQDYYVNWNNKPVSWWNNGDNVPWVGWNPVMNIDNYVAPIVSFTYDNLKHVPEQISDHGSYQQAMEFALPVWQDENIAPPGQSAFRDSEGNWSPHAADQWPLHQAWQFKDMEFAAPSSVEPGSDASLLRDVRFDPPYPNPFNPCTTLSFTLPVPARVKLTVYDLHGRLVRVLADREFSIGEHSIALDAGALPSGLYFVRLSADGHTAAHKLLLLK is encoded by the coding sequence GTGCGACTCCGACTAAGTCTGTGGATTGTGATGCTCTTCTTCGCATGCGTGGTGCGTGCCCAGGACGTCACGCTTCCCGCCCCTGACGGCACCACCGTCACCATCCATCGCGACAGCTACGGTGTTCCCCACGTCACCGGAACGACCGAAGCCGGAGTGTTCTTCGGTCAGGGATTCGCCTGCGCCGAGGATCGCCTGTTCCAGATGGAGACCTATCGCCGGGCCGCTGAAGGCAAACTGTGCGAGTGGTATGGCTCCGCCTACTTGATCCTCGATCAGGAAATCCGCCGCCTGTTCTACACGCCCGCCGAGCGCGAATCACTCTTTACCGCGCTGCCCGCAGAAATCCAAGCCATGTTCAACGCCTATGCCGCCGGAGTGAATGCGTATCTTGATTCGATGGCCGCCGATCCCGCCCGCTATCGGCCCTATGAGTTCCAAGAGTATTCGATGGAGACTCCCTGGACCTCCCTCAAGAGCGTGGCCGTCTCGCAGTTTATCATCGGTGCGTTCGGTCAATTCGGCGGTTACGAGCTCACTCGCCTCCGCGAGCTTCAGCAGAATGGTCAGGCGTGGTTCGATCAATATCGGCCCATCAACGATCCATCCGCCCCCGTCACGCTCCACGACGGCCCGCCCGCCCCTGCGCGCGAATGGCGCTACTCGGGAATGCGCGTTCGCCCGGAAGTGAGCCGCGAGCTGGAGACCCGCCAAGCGGAAGTCGAGCGACTCTTCCATGAAATCGGCATTCCCACGAGCTTGGGAAGTTTTGCGACCTTGATCGCCGAGTCCAAGTCCGCCACCGGCAACGTCCTCGCGCTCGGTTGTCCACAAATGGGCGCGCCGCAACTCGGACAAGCCAACACCGTTCACGAAGTGGAGCTTCAATGTCCGATGTTCCACGTCGGCGGGATGACACTGGCCGGAACTCCCGGAGTCATCATCGGCCGCAACGAGCATCTCACCTGGACGCTCACCAGCGGTATCAGCGACAACACCGATCTCTATATTGACTCTACCGAGAGCGCCGCGTATTCCCGCTACTGGCATAGCGGCACATGGCATGATTTCGAGGTTATCACCGACACGATCTACGTTCGCAACTCCAGCCCGAACATCTTCACACACTATCGCACGATCCACGGACCCGTCAGCGGTGACGACCTGACGAATCATCAGACGTTCTCGCTCAAATGGACGTTCCGTGGCCGGGAACTCGACATGGCGCGGGCTGCGCTTGCGATGAGCCGCGCCCAAACGCTCGCCGAGTTTGAGACCGCTATCGCACTCAATCCGATGTCCTTCAATGTCTTCTGCGCGACCGATGAGGGCGAGCTCGGTTTCTGGCACATCGGCAAATATCAGGATCGTGAGGACGGCGTGGATCCAAGGCTTCCGCATCGCGGCGACGGCAGCGAAGAATGGCACGGCTTCATTCCCTTCGAGAATCTGCCGCACGGAACGCATCTCGATCAGGACTACTACGTGAACTGGAACAACAAACCCGTGAGCTGGTGGAACAACGGCGATAACGTTCCGTGGGTGGGCTGGAATCCGGTCATGAACATTGATAACTACGTGGCTCCCATCGTGAGCTTCACCTACGACAATCTGAAACACGTGCCCGAGCAGATCAGCGATCACGGTTCCTATCAGCAGGCGATGGAATTCGCGCTGCCCGTTTGGCAGGATGAGAACATCGCTCCGCCCGGTCAGAGTGCATTCCGCGACAGCGAGGGTAACTGGAGTCCGCACGCCGCCGACCAGTGGCCGCTCCATCAGGCGTGGCAGTTCAAGGACATGGAATTCGCCGCGCCGTCGTCTGTCGAACCGGGCAGCGACGCATCCCTCTTGCGGGACGTGCGATTCGATCCGCCCTATCCCAATCCGTTTAATCCCTGCACTACTCTCTCGTTCACGCTTCCCGTTCCCGCGCGTGTCAAGCTGACCGTATACGATCTTCACGGCCGGTTGGTTCGTGTGCTTGCGGATCGGGAATTTTCTATCGGTGAACATTCCATCGCGCTCGATGCCGGCGCGCTGCCTTCCGGACTCTACTTCGTTCGTCTCTCCGCGGACGGCCACACCGCCGCTCACAAACTCCTGCTGCTGAAATAA
- the cysK gene encoding cysteine synthase A — MKAKTVLDTIGDTPHVRVNRLFRPDLEVWIKLERANPGGSIKDRIALSMIEDAERKGVLKPGMMIVEPTSGNTGIGLAMVAAVKGYDLLLVMPESMSIERRKLMATYGARLDLTPREKGMRGAVDRAEELLTQLPNAWMPQQFENEANIAAHVNFTAQEILRDFPEGFDYLITGVGTGGHISGCGEVLKKRFPKLKVFAVEPAASPIISGGAPSPHPIQGIGAGFVPKNLHVEVLDGVIQVTNEETFDFTRRMAREEGILVGISSGAALAAVANKSREMAPGSRVLTFSYDTGERYLSLENLWNA; from the coding sequence GTGAAGGCGAAGACCGTTCTTGATACCATCGGCGACACTCCGCACGTGCGGGTGAATCGCCTTTTTCGTCCGGATCTGGAAGTCTGGATCAAGCTCGAGCGCGCCAATCCCGGCGGCAGCATCAAGGATCGCATCGCGCTCTCGATGATCGAGGACGCCGAGCGAAAGGGCGTTCTCAAGCCGGGGATGATGATTGTCGAGCCGACCTCGGGGAATACCGGGATCGGTCTGGCGATGGTGGCGGCGGTGAAAGGCTACGATCTGCTGCTGGTCATGCCGGAGTCCATGTCCATCGAGCGGCGGAAGCTGATGGCTACATACGGTGCGCGTTTGGATCTCACTCCGCGCGAGAAGGGAATGCGGGGGGCGGTTGATCGCGCCGAGGAACTTCTCACGCAACTTCCGAACGCATGGATGCCGCAGCAATTCGAGAACGAAGCCAACATCGCGGCGCACGTGAACTTCACGGCGCAGGAGATTCTTCGCGACTTTCCTGAGGGATTCGATTATCTGATCACCGGCGTCGGCACGGGGGGGCATATATCAGGATGTGGCGAAGTACTGAAAAAAAGGTTTCCGAAGCTCAAGGTCTTTGCCGTGGAGCCGGCCGCCTCGCCCATAATCAGTGGCGGAGCTCCTTCGCCGCATCCGATTCAAGGGATCGGCGCGGGATTCGTTCCCAAGAATCTCCACGTGGAGGTGTTGGACGGAGTGATTCAGGTGACCAATGAAGAAACCTTCGACTTTACGCGGCGGATGGCGAGGGAAGAGGGGATCTTGGTGGGAATTTCCTCGGGAGCGGCGCTGGCGGCGGTGGCCAATAAATCGAGAGAAATGGCTCCCGGCAGCCGCGTGCTCACGTTCTCCTACGACACCGGGGAACGGTATCTGTCGCTCGAGAACCTATGGAATGCGTGA
- a CDS encoding serine O-acetyltransferase yields MFPQFREENGMKVSSVPLSLANLEIQLAEILTPFGEQLPRPFPVLIDDFMNSLPDVFTQMLKDAEAIFAGDPAAKSLEEVVVAYPGFYGIAVFRIAHRFYQLKVPVFPRLLTELAHQFTGIDIHPGATIGDYFCIDHGTGVVVGETTVIGNRVKLYQGVTLGALSVVKDQASRKRHPTIEDNAVVYSNATILGGQTVIGHDSIVGGNVWLTSSVPPYSTVYHKSEIHLRNVGEGEDRS; encoded by the coding sequence ATGTTTCCGCAGTTCCGGGAAGAGAACGGCATGAAGGTGTCGTCGGTTCCGTTGAGCCTGGCGAACTTGGAGATTCAGTTGGCCGAGATTCTGACTCCCTTCGGCGAGCAGCTGCCGCGGCCGTTTCCGGTGCTGATTGACGACTTCATGAATTCGCTGCCGGACGTTTTCACTCAAATGCTCAAAGACGCCGAAGCGATTTTTGCCGGTGATCCGGCGGCCAAGAGTCTCGAGGAGGTGGTTGTCGCCTATCCGGGTTTCTACGGGATTGCCGTTTTTCGCATCGCGCACCGCTTTTACCAACTGAAGGTCCCGGTGTTTCCGCGGCTGCTCACGGAACTTGCCCATCAATTCACCGGCATTGACATCCACCCCGGAGCCACGATCGGAGACTATTTCTGCATTGACCACGGCACGGGCGTGGTGGTGGGCGAAACCACCGTGATCGGCAACCGCGTCAAACTCTATCAAGGCGTTACTCTGGGCGCGCTCAGTGTCGTGAAAGATCAGGCCAGCCGCAAGCGTCATCCGACCATCGAAGACAACGCGGTGGTGTATTCCAACGCCACCATTCTGGGCGGACAGACGGTGATCGGACATGACAGCATCGTCGGCGGCAACGTCTGGCTCACGAGCAGCGTGCCGCCCTATTCCACGGTGTACCACAAGAGCGAAATTCATCTGCGGAACGTCGGTGAAGGCGAAGACCGTTCTTGA
- a CDS encoding response regulator, whose product MAYKIIIVDDEPQILEALETFFRLRGYDVHTADNATTALERLQIEKFHVALLDINMPQMTGIELLKKIRESRPTVQVVMMTAYTTIEKAIECVENGASDYLIKPFQDLEEMAAIVKMAAERVRRWEAVARESMRNPKDVTAHQLPPN is encoded by the coding sequence ATGGCGTACAAGATCATCATCGTTGACGACGAACCGCAGATCCTCGAAGCGCTGGAAACGTTCTTCCGGTTGCGCGGGTACGACGTGCATACGGCGGACAACGCGACCACGGCTCTCGAACGCCTCCAGATCGAGAAGTTCCACGTCGCTCTCCTGGACATCAACATGCCGCAGATGACGGGAATCGAACTCCTGAAAAAAATCCGCGAGTCACGGCCCACGGTGCAGGTGGTGATGATGACGGCCTACACGACGATTGAGAAGGCCATCGAGTGCGTGGAAAACGGCGCCAGCGATTATCTGATCAAGCCGTTTCAGGACCTCGAGGAAATGGCGGCGATCGTGAAGATGGCGGCCGAACGCGTTCGCCGCTGGGAGGCGGTGGCAAGAGAGAGCATGCGCAATCCCAAGGACGTAACGGCCCACCAACTTCCGCCGAATTAG
- a CDS encoding PAS domain-containing protein encodes MTNPVSTSEKPFLPTRTEGDAVCRVLLLSIESAWSAEFRSLTKGMGFRLKRVERPVEALIHMQGFDPHLLLVNEFRSDGLTLLDLCDALRIPRQLRPLSLLTTTQVPIPPGEDLGDLGIDDIFDTEIPVHRLSSSLMQHFRLAVSQRKVLDREREILDSLPDALVVLGSDLTLWKANRAFAELFGIEDPQELRRQLGRPLMEAITAGSVGGSMSGAGALTSALELARRNRERSFQFRILRPSSERFLAGQITELAGEDEQMLVALRDVTDREQRLLREARRERLATIGNLAVGVAHEIQNPNTFSRVNAANLKSLFQALLPFLEELAEKETDAKIGAMSLLDLAQKIEAAITGVETASQRIAMVLDTLKGFGQISGDAVKEVDLRTVVAEAELLTKHVLRGKATLTNELPDSLPPVWASASQLSQVFINLIENAVQAFDFPGPQMRDKGEGTIRIHLDSENEEEIVVAVSDNGPGIDEELQATIFRPFFTTRAQGVGTGLGLSLSSDIVRRFGGDLSVRSRRGQGACFLATLKRADTKAASERHSEGNYGVQDHHR; translated from the coding sequence TTGACCAATCCGGTTTCCACTTCAGAGAAGCCTTTTCTGCCGACGCGAACCGAAGGAGACGCCGTCTGCCGTGTCCTGTTGCTCTCGATCGAGTCGGCGTGGAGCGCGGAGTTTCGGTCCCTGACGAAGGGAATGGGGTTCCGGCTCAAACGGGTGGAGCGTCCGGTCGAGGCGCTCATCCACATGCAGGGCTTTGATCCCCATCTGCTGCTGGTGAACGAGTTCCGGTCGGACGGTTTGACACTGTTGGACCTCTGTGATGCCTTGCGGATTCCCCGTCAGCTTCGGCCGCTGTCCCTCCTCACCACGACGCAGGTTCCCATCCCTCCGGGCGAGGATTTGGGCGATCTGGGAATAGACGATATTTTCGATACCGAGATTCCGGTTCACCGGTTGTCCTCTTCACTGATGCAGCATTTCCGTCTGGCGGTTTCGCAGCGGAAGGTTCTGGACCGGGAACGCGAGATCTTGGACAGTCTGCCTGACGCGCTGGTGGTGTTAGGCTCTGATCTGACGCTGTGGAAGGCGAACCGGGCGTTTGCCGAATTGTTCGGCATTGAGGACCCACAGGAACTGCGAAGGCAACTCGGCCGACCGCTGATGGAAGCGATAACGGCCGGGTCCGTGGGGGGATCCATGTCGGGGGCGGGAGCTCTGACGAGCGCGCTGGAACTGGCTCGCCGCAACCGGGAACGCAGCTTTCAGTTCCGGATCCTGCGGCCGTCCAGCGAGCGATTCCTGGCCGGACAGATCACCGAACTGGCGGGCGAAGATGAGCAGATGTTGGTGGCGCTGCGGGACGTGACGGATCGCGAGCAACGATTGCTTCGGGAAGCGCGACGCGAACGACTGGCGACAATCGGGAATCTGGCGGTGGGCGTGGCCCACGAAATCCAGAATCCAAACACGTTCAGCCGCGTGAACGCCGCCAACCTGAAGAGTCTGTTTCAGGCCTTACTGCCGTTTCTTGAAGAATTGGCCGAGAAGGAGACGGATGCCAAGATCGGCGCCATGTCCCTCCTCGATCTGGCGCAGAAGATCGAAGCGGCGATTACGGGCGTGGAAACGGCCAGTCAACGGATCGCGATGGTTTTGGATACGCTGAAGGGATTCGGACAGATCAGCGGCGATGCGGTGAAAGAAGTTGATCTGCGCACCGTCGTCGCTGAGGCCGAGCTGTTGACCAAGCACGTGCTGCGGGGGAAGGCGACGCTCACCAACGAGCTGCCCGATTCGCTGCCGCCGGTGTGGGCTTCCGCTTCGCAGCTCTCGCAGGTGTTCATCAACTTGATCGAGAACGCCGTTCAGGCGTTTGACTTCCCGGGACCGCAGATGCGGGATAAGGGTGAAGGCACCATCCGTATCCATCTCGATTCGGAGAACGAGGAAGAGATCGTGGTGGCGGTGAGCGACAACGGTCCGGGAATTGACGAGGAATTGCAGGCGACGATCTTTCGTCCCTTTTTCACCACCCGGGCGCAGGGGGTGGGAACGGGATTGGGATTGTCGCTGTCGTCTGATATCGTGCGGAGATTCGGGGGCGATCTATCCGTGCGCAGCCGGCGGGGACAGGGAGCGTGTTTTCTGGCTACACTGAAGAGAGCCGATACCAAGGCCGCCAGCGAGCGGCACAGCGAGGGCAATTATGGCGTACAAGATCATCATCGTTGA
- a CDS encoding Bor family protein has protein sequence MKRIIGAILILAFCMMLVGCYTHIHQVGNGAQTGVKMEKKQWYILWGLVPLNEVDSQQMAAGATDYTIRTQQSFVDVVIGLVTGMVTIYPRTVAVTK, from the coding sequence ATGAAGAGGATCATCGGTGCAATTCTGATCCTGGCGTTCTGTATGATGCTCGTAGGTTGCTACACGCACATCCACCAGGTCGGAAACGGCGCTCAGACGGGCGTCAAGATGGAGAAGAAGCAGTGGTACATTCTGTGGGGTTTGGTTCCGTTGAATGAAGTGGATTCGCAACAGATGGCGGCAGGGGCTACGGACTACACGATTCGCACGCAGCAGAGCTTCGTGGACGTTGTGATCGGTCTTGTGACGGGAATGGTGACGATCTATCCCCGCACGGTGGCCGTGACGAAGTAA